A stretch of the Capsicum annuum cultivar UCD-10X-F1 chromosome 8, UCD10Xv1.1, whole genome shotgun sequence genome encodes the following:
- the LOC107839677 gene encoding uncharacterized protein LOC107839677 (The sequence of the model RefSeq protein was modified relative to this genomic sequence to represent the inferred CDS: added 30 bases not found in genome assembly) produces MEPLENHSSATAAAVVPEFEPEDGSTAEAGMFSDDIDSTCSTPYVSAPSSPGRGQPYSGFYYSAPASPMHFVLSTTSAKNSVGTTKISSPSEDFDFSARMAADGGGAADGSMSSADELFLNGQIRPMKLSTHLKRPQVLAPLLDLDENEDEDEKSFRGRDSKLRNRSLRRRTRSMSPLRTTSYEWQEDYEEEELDVAVVVKEKMKKNESEEIKQDDNEEETSNETTPCPSGSSSRSSSVGRSSKRWVFLKEFLYRSKSEGRNNTHKFWSGISFSPVKDKKLDKITTPKGDKNSATDTSETTKKGKQNGNTKEAKKKPVNGSGIGKRRVPPSPHELHYTANRAQSEEMRKKTFLPYRQGLLGCLGFSSKSYGAMNGFARALNPVSSR; encoded by the coding sequence ACCGCCGCCGCCGTCGTGCCGGAGTTCGAGCCTGAAGATGGTTCTACGGCGGAGGCGGGGATGTTTTCCGACGATATTGATAGTACTTGTTCCACTCCTTATGTTAGTGCTCCGTCAAGTCCAGGACGTGGGCAACCATATAGTGGCTTCTATTACAGTGCTCCGGCGAGTCCTATGCACTTTGTATTGTCGACTACTAGTGCGAAAAATAGTGTTGGCACTACTAAAATTTCATCACCTTCTGAAGATTTCGACTTCTCCGCTAGAATGGCCGCCGACGGCGGCGGTGCTGCAGATGGATCCATGAGCTCAGCTGATGAGTTGTTTCTAAACGGCCAGATCCGGCCGATGAAGCTGTCGACTCATCTTAAACGTCCACAGGTTCTAGCACCATTACTCGATCTCGATGAAAATGAGGATGAAGATGAGAAAAGTTTTAGAGGAAGAGATTCTAAACTGCGGAATAGATCATTGAGGAGAAGGACTAGATCCATGTCACCACTACGAACGACGTCGTACGAATGGCAGGAGGATTATGAAGAGGAGGAATTGGACGTAGCAGTAGTAGTCaaggagaaaatgaagaagaacGAAAGTGAAGAGATAAAGcaggatgataatgaagaagaaactTCAAACGAAACGACGCCGTGTCCTTCTGGTTCTTCTTCGAGGTCTTCTTCAGTCGGAAGAAGTTCAAAAAGATGGGTATTCCTGAAGGAATTTCTATACAGAAGCAAAAGCGAAGGCCGAAACAACACTCACAAGTTTTGGAGTGGGATTTCATTTTCACCTGTCAAAGACAAAAAACTCGACAAAATCACAACCCCCAAAGGCGATAAAAACTCTGCAACTGATACATCTGAAACTACCAAGAAAGGAAAACAGAATGGGAATACGAAGGAAGCGAAGAAGAAGCCAGTGAATGGAAGTGGTATTGGTAAGAGAAGAGTACCTCCATCACCTCATGAGTTACATTACACTGCAAATCGAGCGCAATCTGAAGAAATGAGGAAGAAGACATTTTTACCATACAGGCAAGGCTTGCTTGGATGTTTAGGGTTCAGTTCAAAGAGTTACGGAGCAATGAATGGATTTGCTAGAGCTTTGAATCCTGTTTCTTCAaggtaa
- the LOC107839678 gene encoding probable protein disulfide-isomerase A6: protein MGRSQICSALAILALFFFSSVLADDVVVLTEENFEKEIGQDRAALVEFYAPWCGHCKKLAPEYEKLGTSFKKAKSILIGKVDCDEHKSVCSKYGVQGYPTIQWFPKGSVEPKKYEGARSAEALAEFVNSEGGTNVKIASIPSSVVVLSSDNFNEIVLDETKDVLVEFYAPWCGHCKSLAPTYEKVATAFRQEEDVVIANLDADNHKDLAEKYGVSGYPTLKFFPKGNKAGEDYEGGRDLDDFVNFINEKCGTSRDSKGQFTSKAGIIESLDTLVKEFVSSTNEEKKAVLSKMEDEAGKLKGSAARYGKIYLKVAKTSMEKGVDYANNEIQRLERMLAKSISPTKADEFTLKKNILATFA from the exons atgggGAGATCGCAGATCTGTAGTGCCTTAGCAATTTTAGCTCTGTTTTTCTTCTCTTCAGTTTTGGCAGATGACGTCGTCGTTTTGACCGAAGAAAACTTCGAGAAGGAAATCGGTCAAGATCGCGCCGCTCTTGTCGAGTTCTATGCTCCTTG GTGTGGTCACTGTAAAAAGCTTGCTCCTGAGTATGAAAAGCTTGGTACAAGTTTCAAGAAGGCAAAGTCTATTTTGATTGGAAAG GTTGACTGTGATGAACATAAGAGCGTTTGTAGCAAATATGGGGTTCAAGGTTATCCCACTATCCAATGGTTTCCAAAGGGATCAGTGGAGCCAAAAAA ATATGAAGGTGCACGATCTGCTGAAGCCCTTGCCGAATTTGTAAACAGCGAAGGAG GAACTAATGTGAAGATTGCATCGATCCCGTCAAGTGTTGTGGTGCTATCTTCAGATAACTTCAATGAAATTGTGCTGGATGAGACCAAGGATGTATTGGTTGAATTTTATGCACCATG GTGTGGTCACTGCAAAAGCCTTGCTCCT ACTTATGAAAAGGTAGCTACAGCATTCAGACAAGAGGAAGATGTTGTTATTGCAAATCTTGACGCTGATAATCACAAGGATCTTGCAGAGAA GTATGGCGTAAGTGGCTATCCTACACTGAAATTCTTCCCAAAGGGGAACAAAGCCGGTGAAGATTATGAAGGTGGCCGAGACTTGGATGACTTTGTCAACTTCATCAATGAGAAGTGTGGCACTAGCCGCGATTCAAAAGGACAATTTACTTCAAAG GCGGGTATCATCGAATCCTTGGATACATTGGTGAAGGAGTTTGTCAGCTCCACAAACGAGGAGAAAAAAGCTGTACTTAGCAAGATGGAAGATGAAGCTGGAAAGCTGAAAGGTTCTGCTGCAAG GTATGGCAAGATTTACCTGAAGGTTGCCAAAACTTCCATGGAAAAAGGAGTTGATTACGCCAACAATGAGATTCAGCGGTTAGAACGCATGCTTGCCAAG TCAATCAGCCCCACTAAGGCTGATGAGTTCAccctcaagaagaacatcttggCGACGTTTGCATGA